A single region of the Triticum dicoccoides isolate Atlit2015 ecotype Zavitan chromosome 2B, WEW_v2.0, whole genome shotgun sequence genome encodes:
- the LOC119362554 gene encoding momilactone A synthase-like, translating to MFRAMAHHLLLRGKMSAAPAAISSGVGLARFSTAPSSQRLAGKVSVITGAASGMGKETAAEFVRNGAKVILTDIQDDLGRAVAAELGPDASYARCDVTDEAQIAAAVDLAVARHGRLDVLHNHAGIAGKMSMDSIASLDLADFDRTMAANARSAVAGIKHAARVMVPRRSGCIICTASTAGVLGGVNPAYCISKAAVIGAVRALAGELGRHGLRVNAISPHGIATPFGLRGLAELLPEASEEELRRMVESGMNEMGGMVLQVEDIARAALYLASDEARYVNGHNLVVDGGFTVGKLIHTPDPVTSE from the exons ATGTTtagagcaatggcgcaccaccttcttctGAG GGGTAAGATGAGCGCTGCCCCGGCGGCGATCTCGTCCGGCGTCGGCCTCGCTCGCTTCTCCACGGCCCCGAGTTCCCAGAG GCTGGCCGGGAAGGTGTCCGTCATCACCGGGGCCGCCAGCGGCATGGGCAAGGAGACCGCCGCGGAGTTCGTCAGGAACGGCGCCAAGGTCATCCTCACCGACATCCAGGACGACCTCGGCCGCGCAGTCGCCGCCGAGCTCGGCCCCGACGCCTCCTACGCCCGCTGCGACGTGACCGACGAGGCGCAGATCGCCGCGGCCGTCGACCTCGCGGTGGCGCGCCACGGCCGGCTCGACGTCCTGCACAACCACGCCGGGATCGCGGGGAAGATGAGCATGGACTCCATCGCGTCCCTCGACCTCGCCGACTTCGACCGCACCATGGCAGCCAACGCGCGGTCTGCCGTCGCCGGGATCAAGCACGCTGCGCGCGTGATGGTGCCGCGCCGGAGCGGGTGCATCATCTGCACGGCGAGCACggcgggggtgctcggcggcgtgaACCCCGCGTACTGCATCTCCAAGGCGGCCGTGATCGGCGCCGTCCGGGCGTTGGCCGGGGAGCTGGGGAGGCACGGCTTGCGCGTGAACGCCATCTCGCCGCATGGCATCGCGACGCCGTTCGGGCTGCGCGGGCTGGCGGAGCTGCTCccggaggcgagcgaggaggagctgAGGCGAATGGTGGAGTCGGGCATGAACGAGATGGGTGGGATGGTGCTGCAGGTGGAGGACATCGCGCGGGCGGCCCTGTACCTGGCGTCCGACGAGGCCAGGTATGTCAACGGGCACaacctcgtcgtcgacggcggGTTTACCGTGGGGAAGCTGATTCACACGCCGGATCCGGTGACGAGTGAGTGA